One genomic segment of Catalinimonas alkaloidigena includes these proteins:
- a CDS encoding RagB/SusD family nutrient uptake outer membrane protein, which translates to MKQISILLLVFIILTSSCQEDFLDREPLGEVSPNSFFTSEKDLRLYLNSLYDGIVPTGSSIYTESVDNIVKSTVSEELTGRRIVPTSGGGWNWNNLRKINYFLTNYDRQGLSEEITRPYVGEARFFRAWFYFKKVKRFGDVPWYAEPLSVNDEELLTKARDSRTLVMDSVLADINFAVEHMTTNPSVDKATKWTALALKSRICLFEGTFRKYHPEFDLSDAEKFLQESADASAQLISESPYRIYMGEPEEVYLDLFASMDAIEDEVILARKYSAELAVYHNVNSYARQGDKAGLEKSFVNTYLMKNGSRFTDLPDFAQMEFYEETQNRDPRLAQTIRTPGYTRIGENEPVLPQFGQSITGYQLAKFVTGVENDPYDRSHNDIPVFRYAEVLLNYAEAKAELGTLTQDDLDLSLNLLRARVDMPFLNLADANNNPDPYLMDMYTHLSGKNTGVLLEIIRERGIELVMEGFRWDDLLRWKEGKLLTRQFYGMYFPGLGEYDLDHDGTIDVVLYEGDQPADQNLQYLKLGSDIELENGANGGRVLINPHISKTWDETKDYFYPIPIQEIELNPELVQNPNW; encoded by the coding sequence ATGAAACAGATAAGCATATTATTATTAGTATTCATTATTCTGACAAGCTCATGTCAGGAAGACTTCCTGGACAGAGAGCCTTTAGGAGAAGTTTCACCTAATTCTTTTTTTACGAGTGAGAAAGACCTGAGACTCTACCTTAACTCATTGTACGATGGTATCGTCCCTACCGGATCAAGTATCTATACCGAGAGTGTGGATAATATCGTGAAGAGTACCGTCTCGGAAGAATTAACCGGAAGACGGATCGTGCCTACTAGCGGGGGAGGCTGGAACTGGAATAACCTGCGCAAAATCAATTACTTTCTTACGAATTATGATCGGCAAGGCCTGAGTGAGGAAATCACCCGGCCGTATGTAGGTGAAGCCCGGTTTTTCAGAGCGTGGTTTTATTTTAAAAAAGTAAAAAGGTTTGGAGATGTTCCCTGGTATGCTGAACCACTTTCGGTAAACGATGAAGAACTCCTCACCAAGGCCAGAGACTCACGAACACTTGTTATGGATTCAGTCCTGGCAGATATCAATTTTGCCGTAGAGCATATGACTACCAATCCTAGTGTTGATAAAGCAACCAAATGGACAGCCTTGGCCCTTAAGTCGCGCATATGTCTGTTTGAGGGAACTTTTCGTAAGTATCATCCCGAATTTGACTTGTCCGATGCAGAAAAGTTTCTGCAGGAAAGTGCTGACGCGTCTGCTCAACTGATCAGCGAAAGTCCTTATCGCATCTACATGGGTGAGCCCGAAGAAGTCTATTTAGATCTTTTTGCCTCAATGGACGCGATTGAAGATGAGGTTATTTTAGCCAGAAAATATAGCGCAGAGCTGGCCGTATATCACAATGTAAATTCTTATGCGAGGCAAGGTGATAAAGCCGGGCTGGAAAAAAGTTTTGTGAATACATATCTGATGAAGAATGGTTCCCGCTTTACGGATTTGCCCGACTTTGCGCAAATGGAGTTTTACGAAGAAACTCAGAACCGTGACCCTCGCCTGGCACAAACGATACGCACGCCCGGCTATACCCGAATCGGCGAAAATGAACCTGTGTTGCCCCAGTTTGGCCAGTCTATTACCGGATACCAGCTGGCAAAGTTCGTGACAGGCGTGGAGAATGATCCTTACGATCGCTCGCACAATGATATTCCTGTTTTCCGGTATGCTGAGGTGTTGCTCAACTATGCCGAGGCCAAAGCAGAGTTGGGTACGCTTACGCAGGATGATCTTGACCTGTCGCTGAATCTGCTAAGGGCCCGGGTAGATATGCCTTTCCTGAATTTGGCAGACGCTAATAATAATCCCGATCCTTATCTTATGGATATGTACACCCATTTGAGTGGAAAAAACACCGGAGTACTGCTGGAGATTATTCGGGAAAGAGGTATTGAACTGGTTATGGAAGGTTTCCGCTGGGACGATTTGCTCAGATGGAAAGAAGGTAAGCTGCTTACCCGACAATTTTATGGAATGTATTTCCCTGGTTTAGGGGAGTATGATCTGGACCATGACGGTACTATTGATGTTGTGCTTTATGAAGGAGATCAACCTGCCGACCAGAACCTTCAGTATCTGAAATTAGGATCGGATATTGAATTGGAAAACGGTGCAAATGGGGGAAGAGTACTGATCAACCCACACATTAGCAAAACATGGGATGAAACTAAAGATTATTTCTACCCTATACCAATACAGGAGATTGAACTAAATCCAGAGCTTGTTCAAAACCCAAACTGGTAG
- a CDS encoding putative oxidoreductase C-terminal domain-containing protein — MNYKAQTFIIAVLSLLVLPACKHSSSENISSSDVMRESHQLRLITLDPGHFHAALVQKRMYEALDNEVHVYAPEGKDVQLHLQKIDQYNRQPEEATEWVEKVYTGPDYLEKMLDDKAGDLVVLAGKNGRKIEYIQSSIESGLHVLADKPMVIHPDGYPKLEEAFEMAEEKGLILYDIMTERYAIINIIQRELLLMENLFGELEKGTPDNPAISKESVHHFYKNVSGTPLIRPAWYFDVAQQGEGIIDVSTHFVDLILWSCFPDQMVAREEVAVVQAHRWPTPITPTQFEQVTALSEYPEYLQKDIVNDSVLNVFSNGEFVFQVGGTFAKVSVSWNYQAPERGGDTHLSMMRGSKAKLVIRQNKAQDYQPVLYIESANTAQPLSEEVINNAIEKIGQTYPGVTYKKSREGWEVVIPETYKTGHEAHFSIVMQKYLEFIHHGKLPEWERDILLSKYYITTQAYAKSHM; from the coding sequence ATGAATTACAAAGCACAAACTTTCATCATAGCGGTCCTGAGTTTGCTCGTGTTACCTGCGTGTAAGCATTCTTCTTCTGAAAATATTTCCTCATCAGACGTCATGAGAGAAAGCCATCAACTTAGATTAATTACCCTTGACCCGGGACACTTTCATGCCGCTCTTGTCCAGAAGAGAATGTACGAAGCCTTGGATAATGAAGTCCATGTATATGCTCCTGAAGGAAAAGATGTACAGCTCCATCTACAAAAAATTGATCAGTACAACCGACAGCCTGAGGAGGCTACTGAATGGGTAGAAAAGGTATACACCGGTCCGGATTATCTGGAAAAAATGCTGGATGATAAAGCCGGTGACCTGGTAGTCCTGGCAGGTAAGAATGGCAGGAAAATAGAATATATCCAATCCTCCATAGAGTCCGGTCTGCATGTATTGGCAGATAAGCCCATGGTGATTCACCCTGATGGGTATCCAAAGTTAGAAGAAGCCTTTGAGATGGCTGAGGAGAAAGGTCTGATTTTGTATGATATCATGACAGAGCGCTATGCAATCATCAACATTATACAGAGAGAGCTTTTGTTGATGGAAAATTTATTCGGTGAGTTGGAAAAAGGCACTCCTGACAACCCTGCCATCAGTAAAGAGAGTGTACATCATTTTTATAAGAATGTATCCGGTACACCCCTGATACGTCCTGCCTGGTATTTTGATGTAGCTCAGCAGGGAGAAGGTATAATAGATGTTTCCACCCATTTTGTTGATTTGATTTTATGGAGTTGTTTTCCCGACCAGATGGTAGCCCGGGAAGAGGTGGCGGTTGTACAGGCTCATCGCTGGCCTACTCCAATTACACCTACTCAGTTTGAGCAGGTGACAGCGTTAAGCGAATATCCCGAATATTTACAAAAAGATATAGTAAATGACTCAGTACTGAATGTTTTTTCCAATGGCGAATTTGTTTTTCAGGTAGGAGGTACTTTCGCGAAGGTATCAGTAAGCTGGAATTATCAGGCACCTGAAAGGGGAGGGGATACACACTTGTCTATGATGAGAGGTAGTAAGGCAAAACTGGTAATCAGACAAAATAAAGCACAGGATTACCAGCCTGTTTTATACATTGAGTCTGCGAATACTGCGCAGCCATTGAGCGAAGAGGTAATCAATAATGCTATTGAGAAGATTGGACAAACCTATCCGGGAGTCACTTATAAGAAAAGCAGAGAGGGCTGGGAAGTTGTCATACCGGAAACGTATAAAACCGGACATGAAGCTCATTTTTCAATAGTGATGCAAAAGTATCTTGAGTTCATACATCATGGTAAGCTGCCTGAATGGGAGCGCGACATCCTCCTCAGTAAGTATTATATAACAACGCAGGCATATGCTAAAAGTCATATGTGA
- a CDS encoding SusC/RagA family TonB-linked outer membrane protein: MKAQELEVMGIVTDVTNNDPLPGVTVLVKDGAVGTITDSNGKYSILVSPTDHLIFSSVGFITQEIPVNNQTVIDIQLQEDIDQLQEVVVVGYGTKKKVNLTGAVSQIDSKALDDRPVANVTQALQGAVPNLNVSFGDGRPGSNATLNIRGTNSISGGSPLVVIDGVPGDLDMINPRDIESVSVLKDASSSAIYGARGAFGVILITTKSGKKGGIQVNYSNNFSWSTPTVSTDFLTDPYEAAKLWDDSYYRAYGRYYTGYTDQDYEEFLKRRNDPNLPQVVVQNRDGRDMYVHYGNTDWWHYFFRDVQPSVEHSLRMSGGSEKVKYMISGRYYQKKGMMRFNQDIYKGINFRAKIDAELSPWLQLSTNTRFNASSYTYPGREPNTNFLLTTVHALPSYVPVNPDGTALYRTNLNNFSIGDGIFAELLHGKSKGGNQNYDFINTVEANAKITDDLNIVGNYTFSLSPYSSFSRSTQAPWSIYPGEINYLGNDRLYEAMNLDQYHVANIYGNYSKTLGKHTVSAMAGYNQELKKFKVMYGSRNNLLSEELNELNLGTGEENINGTASEWALIGAFYRLGYDFAGKYLLEVNGRYDGTSRFPEDSRFGFFPSVSAGWRVSEESFFAPLNGLVSDMKLRASYGSLGNQQVSTYAYIPVMNSGTSSYIMDDSKTEYITAPNPISPSLTWETITSTNVGIDLGFFDNRLTGSFDWYNRNTKDMLTKGKTLPEVFGANEPQENAADLRTRGWEVAMDWRNHGTLAGKALSYNLGLVVSDNKTIITKFDNPTKLLNQYYVGQELGEIWGYNIEGYFASDQEAADHPIDQTLVNSRILRAPGEWGQLRAGDIKFRDLNGDGIISPGQNTLNDHGDLTLIGNTQARYAFGFRGGANWNGFDLSFFVQGIGKQNWYPGNNAGRFWGPYARPYYSFISEDFMDKVWSPENPNAYFPNLRGYIALTSGSSLSVNNDKYLQDLAYLRMKNLTLGYSLPSSLIEKIKLSKVRLYFSGENLFTLTKLETDLIDPEQAAASSHARVYPFGKTYSFGVDLSF, from the coding sequence GTGAAAGCTCAGGAACTAGAGGTTATGGGCATAGTAACCGATGTAACTAATAATGACCCTCTACCTGGGGTAACAGTTTTGGTAAAGGATGGTGCGGTAGGAACCATTACGGATAGTAATGGAAAATATTCAATATTAGTAAGCCCCACAGACCACCTGATCTTTTCTTCAGTGGGATTTATCACTCAGGAAATTCCGGTAAATAACCAAACCGTAATTGATATACAACTGCAGGAAGACATTGATCAGTTACAGGAAGTGGTTGTAGTTGGATACGGAACCAAGAAAAAAGTAAACCTGACGGGTGCGGTGAGCCAAATTGATTCCAAAGCTTTAGACGACCGTCCTGTAGCGAATGTCACCCAGGCATTACAGGGAGCGGTTCCTAATCTGAATGTATCTTTTGGAGATGGGCGTCCCGGCAGCAATGCAACATTAAACATACGGGGCACAAACTCCATTAGCGGGGGCTCTCCACTGGTAGTGATTGATGGGGTACCTGGTGATCTGGACATGATAAACCCGAGAGACATAGAAAGTGTCTCGGTACTAAAAGATGCATCCTCCTCGGCAATTTATGGCGCCCGAGGGGCCTTTGGGGTAATTTTGATTACTACCAAAAGTGGAAAAAAAGGAGGGATTCAGGTAAATTACAGTAATAACTTTAGCTGGTCTACCCCTACAGTAAGCACCGACTTTCTGACTGACCCCTATGAAGCGGCTAAGTTGTGGGATGACTCATACTACCGAGCTTATGGAAGATACTATACCGGATATACTGATCAGGATTATGAGGAATTCTTAAAAAGAAGGAACGATCCTAACCTCCCCCAGGTGGTCGTCCAAAACCGAGATGGTAGAGATATGTATGTGCACTACGGCAACACTGACTGGTGGCATTACTTTTTTAGAGATGTTCAGCCTTCTGTGGAACACTCTTTACGGATGTCGGGAGGAAGTGAGAAGGTAAAGTATATGATCTCAGGCCGGTATTATCAGAAGAAAGGGATGATGCGGTTTAATCAAGACATTTATAAGGGTATCAACTTCCGGGCAAAGATTGATGCTGAACTCTCACCCTGGTTACAGCTGTCAACCAATACTAGATTCAATGCATCCAGCTATACCTATCCGGGAAGAGAGCCTAACACCAATTTCCTGCTAACGACAGTGCATGCATTACCGTCTTATGTACCAGTGAACCCCGACGGTACAGCGCTCTATCGGACCAACCTGAATAATTTTAGTATTGGAGATGGCATCTTTGCTGAGTTGCTTCACGGAAAGTCCAAAGGAGGTAACCAGAATTATGATTTCATCAATACGGTAGAAGCGAATGCTAAAATTACAGATGACCTGAATATAGTCGGTAATTACACTTTTAGCCTAAGCCCCTATTCCAGCTTTAGCCGAAGCACTCAGGCGCCTTGGTCCATCTATCCGGGAGAAATCAACTATCTGGGTAATGATAGGTTATACGAAGCAATGAACCTGGATCAGTACCATGTGGCGAATATTTACGGTAATTATTCCAAAACCTTAGGCAAACATACCGTATCAGCCATGGCTGGCTATAATCAGGAATTGAAAAAATTTAAGGTGATGTATGGTTCCAGAAATAACCTGCTTTCTGAAGAGCTGAATGAGCTGAACCTGGGAACGGGAGAAGAGAATATCAATGGCACAGCCAGCGAATGGGCATTAATCGGGGCTTTCTACCGCTTAGGATATGATTTTGCAGGAAAATATCTGCTTGAAGTGAATGGGCGGTATGATGGTACATCGCGCTTTCCCGAGGATAGCCGGTTTGGCTTTTTTCCATCAGTTTCTGCCGGCTGGAGGGTGAGTGAGGAAAGCTTTTTCGCTCCGCTCAATGGTTTAGTAAGCGATATGAAACTCAGAGCTTCATATGGATCTTTGGGAAATCAGCAGGTAAGTACGTATGCCTACATCCCTGTCATGAATAGCGGCACCTCGAGCTATATCATGGATGATAGCAAAACCGAGTATATTACTGCCCCGAATCCAATCTCCCCTAGTCTGACCTGGGAAACCATTACTTCCACTAACGTAGGGATAGACCTGGGCTTTTTTGATAACCGCTTAACGGGTTCTTTTGACTGGTATAACCGTAATACAAAAGACATGTTAACGAAGGGTAAAACCTTGCCTGAAGTATTTGGCGCCAATGAACCTCAGGAAAATGCGGCGGATTTACGAACCAGAGGATGGGAAGTGGCGATGGACTGGCGTAACCATGGAACTTTGGCAGGTAAAGCCCTATCCTATAATCTAGGGTTGGTGGTTTCAGATAATAAAACGATCATAACCAAGTTTGACAACCCTACCAAATTATTGAATCAGTACTATGTAGGACAGGAACTGGGAGAAATCTGGGGCTACAACATAGAAGGTTATTTTGCGTCTGATCAGGAAGCGGCAGACCATCCCATAGATCAAACGCTGGTCAACAGCCGTATCCTTAGGGCACCGGGGGAATGGGGGCAGTTGAGAGCCGGGGATATCAAGTTCAGAGATTTGAATGGGGACGGGATCATCAGCCCCGGACAGAACACACTGAATGATCACGGCGACTTAACGTTAATCGGAAACACCCAGGCCCGCTATGCCTTTGGGTTTAGAGGAGGGGCAAACTGGAATGGATTTGATCTTTCATTTTTTGTTCAGGGAATCGGCAAACAAAACTGGTATCCCGGTAACAATGCCGGAAGATTCTGGGGACCCTACGCACGCCCCTACTATTCATTTATCTCGGAAGACTTTATGGACAAGGTATGGAGCCCGGAAAATCCTAATGCCTATTTCCCTAATTTGCGGGGGTATATTGCCCTCACCAGTGGCAGTTCCTTATCGGTAAATAATGATAAGTATCTACAGGATCTGGCGTATCTGAGGATGAAAAACCTAACGCTCGGCTATTCACTCCCTTCATCCTTGATTGAGAAAATAAAACTCAGTAAGGTAAGGCTGTACTTTAGCGGTGAGAACCTGTTTACTCTAACCAAACTGGAAACCGACCTTATTGATCCTGAGCAGGCAGCGGCAAGCTCTCATGCTAGGGTATACCCATTCGGTAAAACGTATTCATTCGGGGTGGATCTATCCTTTTAG
- a CDS encoding Gfo/Idh/MocA family oxidoreductase — translation MKKNEPVINTALAAYGMSGRVFHAPLLDAHAGFKLHSILQRSKNDARQKYPDLKVVSDYQALLDNEAVELIIVNTPEYLHYEMASQALEAGKHVVLEKAFTPTTSEARQLIDLAQKQAKMLSVFQNSRWHGDFLTIKQVVDHKLLGELVDYEAHYDRYRNYVEENNWKEEPHPGTGVLYNLGSHMIDQVLVLFGWPQSVQADIRIQRPGGKVEDNFELILAYDQLKVTLKSSYLVREPGPRYVLHGSKGSFVKHGADPQEALLKSGRSPLEEGWGQEKKGHWGKINTDINGLHMQGEVETLPGSYLGYYDSIYAAIREGKEPEVKASQAMQVIAIIEAAIKSNKENRKIFLEAPP, via the coding sequence ATGAAAAAAAATGAACCAGTAATTAATACAGCATTGGCTGCCTATGGAATGTCAGGCAGGGTGTTTCATGCTCCTTTGCTGGATGCGCACGCTGGTTTCAAACTGCATTCAATTCTTCAGAGAAGTAAAAATGATGCCAGGCAGAAATACCCTGATCTTAAAGTAGTATCTGACTACCAGGCTTTGCTGGATAATGAAGCGGTTGAACTTATCATTGTCAACACGCCAGAGTACCTGCATTATGAAATGGCCTCGCAGGCCCTGGAAGCAGGCAAGCATGTGGTATTGGAAAAGGCCTTTACCCCTACTACATCAGAGGCCAGGCAGTTGATTGATCTTGCCCAGAAACAGGCTAAAATGCTCAGCGTTTTCCAGAACAGTCGTTGGCATGGTGACTTTTTGACCATTAAGCAGGTGGTTGATCATAAGCTTTTAGGTGAGCTAGTGGATTATGAGGCCCATTATGATCGATATCGCAACTATGTAGAGGAAAACAACTGGAAAGAAGAGCCTCATCCTGGTACTGGTGTATTATATAACCTGGGCTCCCATATGATAGATCAGGTCCTGGTGTTATTTGGCTGGCCTCAATCTGTACAGGCAGATATCAGAATTCAACGCCCGGGCGGAAAAGTGGAGGATAACTTTGAGTTGATACTTGCCTATGATCAGTTAAAGGTAACCCTTAAATCCAGTTATCTGGTAAGAGAGCCCGGCCCCCGCTATGTGCTGCATGGTAGTAAAGGAAGTTTCGTTAAGCATGGCGCTGACCCTCAGGAGGCATTACTAAAATCCGGGAGATCACCCTTGGAAGAAGGGTGGGGGCAAGAGAAAAAGGGGCATTGGGGAAAGATTAATACCGATATAAATGGTCTGCATATGCAAGGAGAAGTTGAGACGCTACCAGGTTCTTACTTAGGGTATTATGACAGCATATATGCTGCGATCCGTGAAGGAAAAGAACCTGAGGTGAAAGCAAGTCAGGCCATGCAGGTGATTGCTATTATTGAAGCTGCTATCAAGAGCAATAAGGAAAACAGGAAAATATTTTTGGAAGCCCCTCCTTAG
- a CDS encoding alpha/beta fold hydrolase codes for MFIFIVCSWEFLPAVAQEASQSTLERREEYLRQLKSVLPPDSQRRSDAPPPTPVDSTWSSWQQRSGELPPDFTQLPSLPFLPDPLILDEGGENIPVKTMEQWYKKRQWIKEQAQHWITGTMPPAPDKLKASLLHERTLGALTEKEVLLEFGPDHQARLHISLLIPPGEKSFPVFLCPWKENRYDWVQAAVRRGYMAVRFRATDPKYGYPDDSEAYEEIWWPDYDFSTINRWAWAVSRTIDYLYSLPKVNKEQIALTGLSRNGKMSLWAAAYDERIKAVVPISGGTGGENPFRYTSDKYDNETIELLSRWQPHWLHPRIRFFVGREHKLPVDQNSLMALIAPRGLMLSSSITESQGGPWGIEQAYTSAQKAYEFLGAADKIALDLRHGLHAPSARDMERYLDFFDYIFGWGSIVPNNQQYYNYSFSRWLGLSEELIDPLAYESKGIDNILVNQKGKKIRSVPEWEQKEKEVEHWLDWAMGDEPPSIGPGKQSDYMREVVGLPNIPTGFGSQAISFGRLYFPLTEDGKSAQKDLPLVIYLHEYSYAKGFVKSTDIIKQFLDAGFAVYAFDQIGFGSRIEEGRLFYERFPHWSKLGRMVSDVRWAIDELSQLEFLDKDKMVVAGYSLGATVGLYTAAKDDRIAGVISVSGFSPLRLNRTGKTAEGILWLFPFARTVAAIRFLCGK; via the coding sequence TTGTTCATTTTCATTGTTTGTAGTTGGGAATTTCTGCCGGCTGTGGCGCAGGAGGCTTCTCAAAGTACATTGGAACGAAGAGAAGAGTATCTTAGGCAGCTCAAGTCAGTGTTACCCCCCGACAGCCAGAGGCGATCCGATGCGCCACCGCCTACTCCGGTTGATTCTACCTGGTCAAGCTGGCAGCAACGTAGCGGAGAACTACCGCCCGATTTTACCCAGTTGCCTTCACTCCCTTTTCTGCCTGACCCATTGATACTGGACGAAGGAGGAGAAAATATTCCCGTCAAAACGATGGAACAGTGGTACAAAAAGCGTCAGTGGATTAAGGAACAGGCGCAACACTGGATTACCGGTACGATGCCACCGGCCCCGGACAAGCTGAAAGCTAGCTTGCTGCATGAAAGAACCCTAGGGGCTTTGACTGAAAAAGAGGTGCTACTGGAGTTTGGTCCTGATCATCAGGCCCGGCTTCATATCAGCTTGCTGATTCCCCCCGGCGAAAAGTCGTTCCCTGTTTTTCTCTGTCCGTGGAAGGAAAACCGCTACGACTGGGTACAGGCGGCTGTCCGGCGTGGATATATGGCGGTAAGGTTCAGGGCGACCGACCCTAAGTACGGGTATCCGGATGATAGCGAAGCGTATGAGGAAATCTGGTGGCCCGACTATGACTTTAGTACCATCAATCGCTGGGCCTGGGCAGTCTCCCGAACAATAGACTACCTCTATAGCTTACCAAAAGTGAATAAGGAGCAGATTGCGCTTACTGGTTTGTCGCGTAATGGTAAAATGTCGCTATGGGCAGCAGCTTATGATGAGCGGATTAAAGCGGTAGTACCTATCAGCGGGGGTACAGGCGGGGAAAATCCCTTTCGCTATACCTCAGATAAATACGACAATGAAACCATTGAACTTCTTAGCCGCTGGCAGCCTCACTGGCTACATCCCCGGATTCGCTTTTTTGTTGGCAGGGAGCATAAGCTTCCGGTAGACCAGAATTCATTAATGGCACTGATCGCGCCCCGGGGGCTCATGCTAAGCTCATCTATCACCGAATCTCAGGGGGGACCCTGGGGGATTGAGCAAGCGTATACGTCAGCCCAAAAAGCCTATGAGTTTCTGGGGGCTGCTGATAAAATAGCATTGGACCTGAGGCATGGGCTGCATGCCCCTTCGGCCAGGGATATGGAGCGCTACCTGGATTTCTTCGACTACATTTTTGGGTGGGGCAGCATCGTGCCGAACAATCAACAATATTACAACTACAGTTTTTCCCGTTGGCTGGGCCTGTCGGAAGAGTTAATTGACCCGCTTGCCTACGAGTCGAAAGGAATTGACAATATACTGGTCAATCAGAAAGGAAAGAAAATCAGATCGGTGCCCGAGTGGGAGCAGAAAGAGAAAGAAGTCGAGCATTGGCTGGATTGGGCAATGGGAGACGAACCGCCCTCTATAGGCCCGGGGAAACAGTCAGATTATATGCGGGAAGTGGTGGGGCTTCCTAATATACCCACGGGCTTTGGAAGCCAGGCGATTTCGTTTGGGCGGCTGTATTTTCCACTTACGGAAGATGGGAAATCAGCTCAGAAAGACCTTCCGCTCGTCATTTATCTGCACGAGTACAGCTACGCCAAGGGCTTTGTTAAATCCACAGATATCATTAAGCAGTTTCTGGATGCCGGTTTTGCCGTATACGCTTTTGACCAGATCGGTTTTGGAAGTCGTATTGAAGAGGGGAGGTTATTTTACGAACGTTTTCCCCATTGGAGTAAGCTGGGGAGAATGGTATCAGACGTCCGCTGGGCAATAGATGAGCTATCTCAGCTCGAGTTTTTGGACAAGGATAAAATGGTGGTGGCTGGCTATTCTCTGGGAGCTACCGTTGGTTTATACACTGCCGCGAAAGACGATCGCATAGCCGGAGTGATTTCGGTCAGTGGGTTCTCTCCTCTGAGACTCAACCGGACAGGAAAAACAGCGGAGGGTATTTTATGGCTATTCCCATTTGCACGGACTGTTGCCGCGATTAGGTTTCTTTGCGGAAAATGA
- a CDS encoding N-acetylglucosamine-6-phosphate deacetylase → MNRTVKAYKNNKQEYAEVKIVEGVNCISGEQERLTISKGRVEKISSGESPDHDSTFFGPGLIDIQVNGIDGIDFNDITLKPEDVLKATQYLLSKGVTTYIPTLITNSDENIHQLINIIVRACRAYPLVDACVSGIHLEGPFISKAEGARGAHDLKYIKAPDWEWVKHCQEISGGKIKIVTFSPEWEGSSAFIHQCVSHAILVAIGHSNATPKEIQSAAKAGASLSTHLGNGAPLMLPRHPNLLWEQLAQDKLYASIIADGFHLPDAFLATAIRTKGEKVFLVSDATCFSGMSSGVYKSHIGEEVMLEKDGRLSMKNSPGLLAGATKCLLEDMQYLLDRKLVELAEAWKMGSVYPASFLGYPAPGIAPNQAADLVVFKINQKKKIEVIQVIKKGRIVFGG, encoded by the coding sequence TTGAATCGTACGGTAAAAGCATATAAGAATAATAAGCAAGAATACGCTGAGGTGAAAATTGTTGAAGGAGTAAACTGTATATCAGGGGAGCAGGAAAGACTGACAATCAGCAAAGGGAGGGTGGAGAAAATCAGCTCTGGTGAAAGTCCGGATCATGACAGTACTTTCTTCGGACCAGGCTTGATTGATATTCAAGTCAATGGAATTGATGGGATCGACTTTAATGATATTACTTTAAAGCCTGAAGATGTATTAAAAGCCACCCAGTATTTGTTGAGCAAAGGAGTCACTACTTATATTCCAACCCTCATTACCAATTCGGACGAAAATATTCACCAACTGATAAACATCATTGTCAGGGCGTGTCGTGCGTATCCCTTGGTTGATGCCTGTGTAAGTGGAATTCATCTGGAAGGCCCTTTTATATCCAAAGCAGAGGGTGCCAGAGGCGCTCATGATCTGAAATATATCAAAGCACCGGATTGGGAGTGGGTAAAACATTGCCAGGAAATATCCGGTGGTAAAATTAAAATAGTGACCTTTTCTCCTGAATGGGAAGGCTCTTCTGCCTTCATTCATCAGTGTGTATCGCATGCAATTCTGGTCGCCATTGGACACTCCAATGCTACCCCCAAAGAAATTCAATCCGCAGCTAAAGCTGGTGCCAGCTTGTCTACCCACCTGGGTAATGGGGCGCCCCTGATGCTGCCTCGCCATCCCAATTTGTTGTGGGAGCAGCTGGCCCAGGATAAGCTCTATGCCAGTATCATTGCCGATGGCTTCCACCTGCCTGACGCATTTCTCGCAACTGCGATCAGAACCAAAGGCGAAAAAGTTTTTTTAGTGAGCGATGCTACTTGTTTTTCAGGCATGTCATCCGGAGTGTATAAATCCCATATCGGAGAAGAAGTGATGCTGGAAAAAGACGGCAGGTTATCAATGAAAAATTCACCGGGTCTGCTGGCTGGAGCTACCAAATGCTTACTGGAAGATATGCAGTATTTACTGGACCGGAAGTTAGTTGAGCTTGCCGAAGCCTGGAAAATGGGATCGGTTTACCCTGCAAGCTTTTTAGGTTATCCGGCCCCTGGCATAGCGCCTAATCAAGCTGCTGATCTGGTGGTGTTTAAGATCAATCAGAAAAAAAAGATTGAGGTTATTCAGGTGATTAAAAAAGGCCGGATAGTTTTCGGAGGATAA